From Acipenser ruthenus chromosome 2, fAciRut3.2 maternal haplotype, whole genome shotgun sequence, a single genomic window includes:
- the LOC131698755 gene encoding sorting nexin-2-like, producing MATEREPPPLGDAEQTDFRELEDGEDLFISTASTLESSPTSPEPASHPAEDICANSNGPQPAEISLDDDLEDLFAEATEEVSLDSPEREPILSDEPSPAITPVTPTALVTPRVEPKTIFVPAMFERSKEELEEEANGDSFDMEIVVSDPEKVGDGMNAYMAYKVTTKTSLTIFNENEFSVKRRFSDFLGLHSKLATKYMHIGYIVPPAPEKSIVGMTKVKVGKEDSSSTEFVEKRRAALERYLERTVKHPTLLHDPDVMQFLESSELPRAVSTQALSGAGILRMVNKAAEAVNKMTIKMNESDAWFEEKQQQFENLDQQLRKLHTSVESLVCHRKELSVNTAAFAKSAAMLGNSEDHTALSRALSQLAEVEEKIDQLHQEQAYADFYLFAELLSDYVRLLTAVKGVFDQRMKTWQKWQDAQAMLQKKREAESKLQFANKPDKLQQAKDEIREWEGKVQQGERDFEQISKTIRKEVGRFEKERVRDFKAVIIKYLESLVQTQQQLIKYWEAFLPEAKAIA from the exons ACCAGCTAGCCATCCTGCTGAAGACATCTGCGCAAACTCTAATGGGCCTCAGCCTGCCGAGATCTCATTAGACGATGATCTGGAGGATCTCTTTGCAG AAGCAACAGAAGAAGTGTCTCTTGACAGTCCAGAAAGGGAACCCATCCTCTCAGATGAACCGTCTCCTGCCATCACCCCAGTGACTCCGACTGCACTTGTAACACCAAGAGTAGAACCAAAAACTATTTTTGTTCCTGCCATGTTTGAGAGGTCCAAAGAAGAG CTGGAAGAGGAGGCTAATGGAGACTCATTTGATATGGAGATTGTTGTATCTGACCCAGAAAAAGTTG gGGACGGAATGAATGCCTATATGGCATACAAAGTAACAACAAAG ACTTCCCTGACGATTTTCAATGAGAATGAATTTTCAGTGAAGAGACGGTTTAGCGACTTTTTGGGCTTGCATAGTAAACTAGCCACAAAGTACATGCATATAGGTTACATAGTTCCCCCTGCACCAGAAAAGAGCATTGTAG GCATGACAAAGGTCAAAGTTGGCAAAGAAGACTCATCCTCTACAGAATTTGTAGAAAAACGAAGAGCAGCCTTGGAAAG GTACCTGGAGAGGACAGTAAAGCACCCAACTTTGTTACACGATCCAGATGTGATGCAGTTCTTGGAAAGCTCAGAG CTGCCAAGAGCAGTTAGCACCCAGGCGCTGAGCGGAGCAGGGATATTGAGGATGGTAAACAAGGCTGCCGAGGCTGTCAACAAAATGACAATCAAGATGAATGAATCGGATGCA TGGTTTGAGGAAAAGCAGCAACAGTTTGAAAACCTGGACCAGCAGCTGAGGAAACTGCACACAAGTGTTGAGTCCCTGGTCTGTCATAGAAAAG AGCTCTCAGTGAACACCGCTGCTTTTGCAAAGAGTGCTGCCATGCTTGGAAACTCTGAGGACCACACTGCCCTCTCGAGAGCTCTCTCCCAACTGGCAGAGGTGGAGGAGAAGATAGACCAACTCCATCAGGAGCAAGCCTACGCAGACTTCTACCTTTTTGCTGAGCTGCTCAGTGATTATGTTCGTCTCCTTACAGCTGTAAAG GGCGTGTTCGATCAGAGAATGAAGACCTGGCAGAAATGGCAGGACGCACAAGCCATGCTACAGAAGAAGCGGGAGGCAGAGTCCAAGCTTCAGTTTGCCAACAAACCAGACAAACTGCAACAGGCAAAGGATGAGATCAGAGAG TGGGAGGGAAAAGTCCAGCAAGGAGAGAGAGACTTTGAACAGATCTCCAAAACTATCCGCAAAGAAGTGGGAAGATTTGAG AAAGAAAGAGTGAGGGACTTCAAAGCTGTTATCATTAAGTACCTAGAGTCCTTAGTGCAGACACAGCAACag cTGATAAAATACTGGGAGGCATTCCTGCCTGAAGCCAAAGCCATAGCCTGA